The Manduca sexta isolate Smith_Timp_Sample1 chromosome 24, JHU_Msex_v1.0, whole genome shotgun sequence nucleotide sequence TGCACTTCTCAGACAGTAACATTATAAGTGATTATAAAAATCACGCGAGAACATGATTGGTCAACTGTCTGTATGCTTGTAGTACCGCCCTTTTATGAATAATCGTCATGATTGACTTGCAACGAGTTGTCTCAACAGGAACTTGTTGTACGAGGATAACAGCATTGATAGGCGGTTTACGAGTTGCAAGGTTCATAAGAATTGCATCGATAAAAGATTAATATTGCATACTGTATCTAGAGTATAATGTTTGCccgtttgaattttattaaattatatgctGTAAACTAAAATTGAATCGTTTAGGATCTAATGAAGATGCACTTTAGTTTTTTATCAGAGACTcctccatttttttttatcgtaggTAACATATTCCACGGCCTCTTTTGACGTTATAATCCTATTTCGAGGATGCATCCATTGAGTACTAACTGAGACAGTACTGGCAAGTTACCATCGTGCATTAAAGAACCATGGTCAGTGAGAAGAAGACTACAAGACTCTTAAAAACGGAAACCTCTCTTCTTAGCACGACATCGGGAATTGTGAATGTTTCGTTGTAATTGCATAATTATAGCAAGTTTAATCTTGGTTAATTggtaatagcggcgatagcctagttgggcgtggaacggactgccaagacgaatgtccgcggttcaaatcccaagagcacacacctctgacttttctaaaatcatgtgtgtattctttgtgaatttatcgttcgctttaacggtgaaggaaaacatcgtgaggaaacctgcacatttgagaagttctctataggaatttcgaaggtgtgtgaagtctaccaatccgcactaggtcagcgtggtggactaaggcctaatccttctcagtggtagaggaggcccgtgctcagcagtgggcaagtatataatacagggctgatattattattaatcttggTTCGTTTATATGTTTGGAACTGGCTGGCATAAGCATTATGTCCTCTGCATTTGAGTATACAGTGCAATCCAATGTATTAATCAATAGTAGACACCAGCTTTCAAGTAATACGTCAAAATTCATGAAGACCTTTGACACCAATGAATATCGCGATAAAATTTTTACGATGTGTAAGGAGGCGAGATCAATTTGTGATCTTAATTGTAAACTTACTTGAATAGCATGACCAGGAAAAGAAAACACCTCACCATGTAGTGAATAAAACAATGAACTAATTTCCTGTACTGataacgttaactttaaaacgaaaaaacaaaagTGGCGCCCCATAGCTGGTTTTCTTTTCCGGATCAGACTATAATAGCTCTTTACTCAGAAGCAAAGCATTTATAAACTCGTAAAACAAATCTTTCTTCACCACCATACGAATGCAATTAATGTAAACGAATGCATACcgtacaatttttttatgttttttaaataacccAAAACAGCCATATGGTATCAACAAATCTTCTCAATTTTATACAATTCTTGAACTAATTTATCTTGAAGTAAACCAGTAAATTAAAAGCAAAGCTGAAAGAGGTTTGTTTAGAACTAAAGACTCTTTACCATTAATTTCATCTGTTAGTTTAGCTCCAATAAAATGCTTCACATGCGGTCAGGTGCACACACCACTATCAAcatgtattctatttttaaaaatcaattctaGAAAAGTCTATATTGTTTgctatatttattcatatacaaAAATGTGCATAAATAAATGGCAGGTTATGAAATCAAATAGCATTAAGAAATCACAATATATAAAGACAGTATCTTGCAAAATCAAAACCCAAATTCTGACCAAGAGAATCAATCCAAAATTCTTTCTTTTGGTCTTACAGGAAGGAAGGAACAAATGTGAGGATAAACATCACATTTGTTAGAGATTtcgtgatttttaatttttaatgatttcttcgCATTTGGcagtaaatataatgaattgacGACTTCGTTTATCGACAAGCTCATTCCTTACTTTCCAGTAATTCCTGAAACGAAATTTTCAAGATAAAACAATTTCACAATACTAAAATTCTCCTACAAGAGAATCCAACAAACCACTACAACCTTTTAGCTTCGTACTTCTTTAAATCCTTATAAGTCAACATCGTAGTCTACCtgtttagtattaattaaaatattaggcGGCTATGTAATGCAGTTACAAGATTCCTTTACATTCTATGACGTAAAGTTAGTAGAATAAATTTCAAACACAAGTGATATCAGATATCATCAATCCTTCAGAGTTCTAATAAATCGTaatcaaaaacataaacatataaaCTTCACAGGGCTAACTCACATGCAATACCAATAATTATCAATTGGCCAttccaataataaattttatttgctaaTATGAATGGATAGATCGATACCTCAGGGCTTGTTCTGGTTGACATCAAATATCTACCTGTTTGCATTTAGTATCAACTCAATTTTCTATATAGTTACGATCCTGTATATCTGAATCAATAAATTGTCCTCTTATCCAATTGAATTAAAtggttaaatgtttattatattgtccTTGTAGGACATAAGTTTATGCAAGAaggttttatttctttatatatttggtAACTTATAGACAAAATATAAGATTAATATGTCATGTTGTTTTCAAAGTATAattcataactttttatttaccgTTAACCAACATTTTCAACTTCTTTCAAGTCCTTTACTGAACAAAGGCCTTACCtgaagataatattttcaactataTCAGCTTTATTATGATTCAATAATTATGAGTAAATCGTTTCACTGCAAATATTAATGTTCCATGAAACGACGGCAGAAGTGCGAGATTCTTTCAGCCTCGTTCCAGATACAATATTTAGtactttctataaataaaaccacttcATCAAAATAATGTCAGTTTACAAGGAAAGTTTTGAAAAtgtgtaaaaattattaaataatttaatatttgtgtatatcTTACTATAATgttatgattaattattattaatcatcaatatttcaaaatagatATTGAAAGACAAAAATTTTTCACGCGGGATCTCATtcaattaaggcgatacctcaaggtccattttcatacattttgtttcacctttaatctgggtaactaaacaagtattggcaagtaaagaatttaaattcacgtctagttagtgattagttctcgcagttgaaagaaaaacgtaaaaataattaataatcatggatatttctgcctttaaaatttcgtcatattaaattttaaagaccgaaatatccatgattattaattatttttacgtttttctttcaactgcgagaactaatcactaactagatgtgaatttaaattctttacttgccaatacttgtttagttacccagattaaaggtgaaacaaaatgtatgaaaatggaccttgaggtatcgccttaaactgttaaattaattcttcaacctaataaatataatttaatacaacgTGTTTAATAAGagataataattgaataaacgaatatataaaaataataaattatattgtttattcccatagtaaattataataaatattctcgTTCTGGCCACGTAAGGGGATATTTCTGTCGATCGTTTGCGAGTTTCTGTGTCTTGTTCGTTCTCGCCGATATTTACGCTGAAACAGATTTGCCGGTATATAAAACACGTTATGTGAGCGAGAAGAGCTTATTTTGTTCTCAACGTTGATGAGAGTGCCATCTGGTGAGAAGAGCGCGAAATACTTGCGTGTGTGAATATTTTGTGTATTAAGTGACATTTTCGGAAATATTCTAACATAATGCCTGGACGTCCTATTTGGCAGGTTagtgtattttattacttaaaacgGAATTTATTATACTCTAAACAAAAATGTGCCAATTCacgtgttaaaataaataataaaatatgtgagaCAGTATTTATCTAACTCTAACTACGTAATATCAACCATTCAAgtcataaaacaattaaaattattttaaagttattgctTAACCATGAACAATTCTATACTATTTTATTCACTAATCgctataataaacttatttagaaAAGTCTCAGCACAGTATTTTTAAggtattattagaaaatacaaaaaataaccaaaGTTTTTGTGTAACTGAATCACATTTTCAGTCTAAGCGTACCTGAAAATAACAGGTGGGGTAAACAACACGCCTGTACAGTCTCAAATGCTGGCAAACTGCCAAAATGTACACGAGTATGCGATAAAGCACAACTCCTAGGTattattactacaaaaaacaGGAAAATCAGTTGTAAATCAAATAAACACAAGCGTATACTAAAAGCTTTACCTAAGCATTATGCCTAAAaacacgaaaataaaaaaaaacaaataaataattttgtgtactttttaataactcttaaactaaatatttacaataaccaTACGGTTTCGAAAAATCAGTCGCATTGTTAATTTTGTGCTTAAATCTAATTCGTACCTACGTATGTTgtgacttaaaaatatatcatgattTTAAATTCGCATGAAAGTGGAATCTGAAGACTCAAGAGTAACATGTTCGTCTTATTTATAAGATACTCGTATAAGATGTTTATAAgactatataaaaattaaatattaagtactaatCAAACTTTCTTCTCCGATTTTTTACTCGGTACGTTTTTTACATCGCCTATCATGAAATTTCCTGGTAAATTATGGAATAATTGCTGCATAAAACCAAGTAAAATGTCTTCAATTGTCTTGGATAATATTGGCCTCAGTGATTCAGATACTGGCCGCCAGTTTGCGTTCAAGTACGCATTCGTGCTGTCCTCTGaaaaatcacattaaatatataaacgcCATCTATCATCGATTAGAAGAACatgatttatgaataaaataaaaatagtccgTGTTTTATTTGAGTAAGATACATAAAAAGTTTATTGcggaatgtaaaaaatattatttatttctcaatttaatttaaagcaagCAACACGTGTTATGCATGACGCCATATCATTATAGCGACGCTGTCTATCGCACTATTTTCTCAGTACACAGGAAAACgagtaatgaaaaaatattgcgaATAAAATTGGCAACAAAGCGAACGACGATCATTCGTTAGTTCGATGTCTCTGAAGGTTAGTTTGATGTGCGCGACCGTCTTGACAGCGTCTCAAAGTTGCAATTTGTAACAACTCTACTAGGAGTTCATAAATTCATGAAGTCTATGCATTAATATCGAAATCAACGACATCTTCTAGAAATGCCTAGTATTCATTTGaagcaacaaaatattattttagttctgCCACTCGACAAAAGATGTCgcttaaatacataatacaagaATAGAAAAATACAAACCTAAGGAATCTATGCCGTCGAATAAATTATTCATGCGTAATTTTAATCCTCCTATAGAATATTTTACATGAGCTGCAGTGACgttgaaaaatacaaaatcatctTTATCGTATAATTTTACATCGCTCACTATGTCAATTGTCATGTtgcctaaaacaaaacaaaaaataacattgaaatataataacattgaaatataataatattgaaatattataatattaacaggtTCGTAAATTATTCCTAGTTGGAAGAGACAATCCTTACTCGGTTCAAACCAGCATAAACCTCGCCCCACCAAAggaatcaataaaatctttccCTTCAAGTCATAAGTGCCTTCTATCCTTATTTTTGGCACACgtacttttgtataaaaatcatATGTTTTGCTATCCACTCtgaaagaaaattatacaaGTTAATGTTAGTAACACACACCTACAGGTAagattaattatgattatgaaAAGTAGACACATAACGATTTCTTACGCGAATgatagacatcgaaataaaactagttttcggattttatcacggttttttgtattttaatatactccAGACGTGTCGAAAATTGGAGCCAACATAGCCGCGGGacgaactgaggtgttggttgttttgaaaagtcaaagttacaatctaCCTACATCTAACGAAATAcgacatttttaatatagttaacCGACGCGACGTGAGGCGGATTTGACTTCAGTAACCCGTATGATAGTAGTTTACAGatttagataaatttatttttcatacggAACACCAGAATTGAGATAAATAATAGACAAATGACTCTATTTATACGTTTTATgggttatttttagtaaaaacacTAACAGAAGCTAACAATTTCCTCTCGGCGCTTTGCcctacattaaataataaaaaaaaatgtgagaaCGAAAAATCATAggtcaaaacaaatattataataaaattaattattaagatgAATACAAAATAGAAATCTATTTTCATGAAAATCACGTATAAAAAACTAAGGAGCCCTAGTGCAaggtttataattgtttttaatcgcGTCGTTTCTCGATGAGGCAAAGTTACTCTCGACCCGGTCGATCAAGCAGTCGTCTAAAGTACCAGGAGCGCATAAGCGTGAAGCGTTTTAACTCACTGACTCATTAATACTTCGGTCTGACCAAATCCAGAGACTGTGACGTCATCTAGTGCCGCATTGACGTTAACTGGGCCGTCGCCTTGCAATATCCttattttaggtattttaaGCGGATCCAAAGGCGGCAGTCCAATTTCTGGAAGACCTGTAAACCAACGGAacggaagaaataaaatatgtagattCCGAAGTAGATAATGTAACGTGTAAGGGTTTCAACATGTAGAAAGCAAGCCAAGTAAATGTGTTTAGTGATCAATTTGCCAGTAGCGTTATAGGCACACGTTTAGACCTTTTAGAGTATATTAGAATCTATAATATACTCTAAAAGGTcgataatatacttatattattacagaAAGTAATTTTCTAATGAAACCCCGCTTTAcgcgttatttttatattatatctataggATACGTTATACAGGAGGTTTGCATTTGGTAGATACAAGTCTGGGTATGGTGAAGAAATAGCACTTTCGCTTTCCGCAAGTTATGTACAAATGTTTCGTCATTGAGGCTGTGAGACCAACCCGGCTGCTTATGAGCCCACTCATTCGCTATCATTTAgagttataataacatattccataaaataatagtgttgtaaataaatatgttgattCGGTATAACGGTATCCGTAAAGTGGTAGAGGTAGGTAACGGCAGTATAAAACGTGTAATCGTAATATTTTCGcagaaacatagaaaaaaatgctattttaattgtttattgtttggtTTGATCAAAAATTTAATCGATAGTTATTGCTtaaaaactattacaataatttatgaaaacacAAAAGATGTAGCAACAAATTAACTAGGACTGCAGAACCATCGAGGAGTAATATTGAAGTGGGCCGAAGCGCAGGCGCGTTGTGCAATGCAGCCAGCCAGCGCGACTGCTTACACAGTTGACTGGCCAGGCCCGTAATGTTTGGGTGTAATAACATTAGCgttatttatgttaatgttttgATGCATTACGCGGGGATGTGGAACGGGGTCGAACATTGACAATGCGATATTCAACatcttatttttgtttaaggtcGGTCTAACGCGATCAGCTTTTGTTAGACTTAACTTCGTATTTTGTTCCAATTTCATGTAACTTTTGATACAAATTAAGATATTCAAAACTGTCGTTagatttactattataaaaacaaaacactccCATGAAATAGAATTTGGTTGCTAAGTTATTCACGACCGGTATAGATTATTGCTTACTTTTCTTGCATAATGAGATACTAAAGATGTTAGGACCCTGAACTACTTTGCCATAAGAGACATTAAAACCCTTTCACTCCATGCTTGTACTGTCTAAACACATTGAGTgatgtttacaatattattatgtaattatacaaAAGGGCTTTAAAAAGTTTAGAATGAAATTCTATATCTCTTAGTCAACCTTATAATTATTGAAGCAGTTTTACCTATGGCTCTGTTatcttctatataatatatacatataacgtCACTAAGAAACATTAAGGTTTTCTGCTTTTCTAAacatttctgcctttaaaatttcgtcatattaaattttaaaggccgaaatatccatgattattaattatttttacgtttttctttcaactgcgagaactaatcactaactagacgtgaatttaaattctttacttgccaatacttgtttagttacccagattaaagccgaaacaaaatgtatgaaaatggaccttgagctaccaccttaatactAAATTAACCAACATCGCGCTTTGGTAAAAAAGCGTCAACTAAGACTtgcaaatagtttttattattattttaccaaaattaAGACATGTTAGAACACCAAaaacaaaattctaaatttaagcaaataatttcaattaaatatgaattagcTGTTAATTTCTGAATCTAAATCTTAATCTGCTTGTAATTATAAGTAGGTCATTCAGTGTCAATcttgtatcaatatttttttacctggACCCAAAGCGTTGAACAGTTGTTGTACCGCCACACGCGAACAGTCTTCGAAATCTGGATCACTCTTCAGACATGTCTTTACGAAATCCGCTgaaatcaatatcaataaataaattaattaatacttgaCTATTACTAAAGGGACGGTCAAAACTTCTTAGACCAATATGTAGAGCTTGactctacataaattattatacatttatacaacCCTT carries:
- the LOC115443888 gene encoding circadian clock-controlled protein daywake, producing the protein MQFKLFIVTFVLHYTTAEHYKTKPDFVKTCLKSDPDFEDCSRVAVQQLFNALGPGLPEIGLPPLDPLKIPKIRILQGDGPVNVNAALDDVTVSGFGQTEVLMSQVDSKTYDFYTKVRVPKIRIEGTYDLKGKILLIPLVGRGLCWFEPSNMTIDIVSDVKLYDKDDFVFFNVTAAHVKYSIGGLKLRMNNLFDGIDSLEDSTNAYLNANWRPVSESLRPILSKTIEDILLGFMQQLFHNLPGNFMIGDVKNVPSKKSEKKV